Proteins co-encoded in one Schaalia radingae genomic window:
- a CDS encoding serine hydrolase domain-containing protein: MNTEMNSRTDAAARDIDADEPRRAGEVHGWVDERFESVKTLFARMLQRDPTYSAQVCAYVNGDKIVDLWGGGLMDGQTVTGFFSATKGASALTLARLVDSGDLDLEQRVAYYWPEFAACGKDQITVSQMLSHQAGLLGEESMRLMDVPYDSRGMAAKLAAMSPLWRPGTAFGYHGRTIGPLMEELFRRVAGEDLQTHYEREVRAPRDIDFYIGFPESEDDRYEPILPSLPFEKALAERDKRGERVPGTAALSDDPGAGPVSADELAAAVGQCELGDSLGALSALGGGVIEPDNTPTPNHRHIRAAGVASTGGVGSARGLARLYAAAVTGLNDCSASRIDEGNPRHDLSEPFLTPDTVKLMGTQQVFGMDRVLQNVMCFARVFQKPNGMFPFGSYQAIGHDGAGGALGFADPFYGLAFGYNVRRMNEPGGLDPKSVLLSACIRDILGGGR; the protein is encoded by the coding sequence ATGAATACGGAAATGAACAGCCGGACAGATGCAGCCGCACGTGACATCGACGCGGATGAGCCGCGCCGCGCCGGAGAGGTGCACGGCTGGGTCGACGAACGATTCGAGTCGGTCAAGACTCTTTTCGCACGCATGCTCCAGCGCGATCCCACCTACTCTGCTCAGGTGTGCGCCTACGTCAACGGTGACAAGATCGTTGACTTATGGGGCGGCGGTCTCATGGATGGGCAGACGGTTACAGGGTTTTTCTCGGCAACAAAAGGTGCTTCCGCACTGACCTTGGCGCGCTTGGTTGACTCAGGTGACTTGGATCTTGAGCAGCGAGTTGCGTATTACTGGCCGGAGTTTGCCGCCTGTGGCAAAGACCAGATTACAGTCAGTCAAATGCTGTCCCATCAGGCGGGACTGCTTGGCGAAGAATCGATGCGTTTGATGGATGTGCCCTATGACTCGCGCGGGATGGCGGCAAAGTTGGCAGCCATGTCACCGCTGTGGCGCCCGGGCACGGCGTTTGGCTACCACGGCCGCACGATCGGACCGCTGATGGAGGAACTTTTCCGTCGAGTCGCCGGTGAGGACCTGCAAACCCATTACGAGCGTGAGGTTCGTGCCCCACGTGACATTGACTTCTATATCGGCTTTCCTGAATCGGAAGATGATCGCTACGAACCCATCCTGCCGTCTCTTCCCTTCGAGAAAGCCCTGGCGGAACGTGACAAGCGTGGCGAACGGGTTCCGGGAACGGCCGCTCTGTCCGACGATCCTGGCGCCGGGCCTGTCAGCGCTGATGAGCTTGCGGCAGCGGTAGGCCAGTGCGAGCTCGGAGATTCGCTTGGCGCGCTGTCCGCACTCGGTGGCGGCGTCATTGAGCCAGACAACACACCCACACCGAACCACCGCCATATTCGTGCCGCCGGCGTTGCGTCGACAGGTGGGGTCGGTTCCGCTCGCGGCCTGGCTCGCCTGTACGCAGCAGCTGTCACCGGTCTCAACGACTGTTCTGCTTCACGAATTGACGAGGGAAACCCACGCCATGATCTGTCTGAGCCGTTCTTAACGCCTGACACGGTGAAACTAATGGGAACGCAGCAGGTGTTCGGGATGGATCGAGTGCTGCAAAACGTCATGTGTTTTGCTCGGGTGTTTCAAAAGCCCAATGGTATGTTCCCGTTTGGCTCCTATCAGGCTATCGGGCACGACGGTGCGGGCGGAGCGTTGGGCTTTGCTGATCCGTTCTACGGCTTGGCATTCGGATACAATGTGCGCCGCATGAACGAGCCTGGCGGACTGGACCCGAAGTCAGTGCTGCTGTCTGCTTGTATTCGCGACATCCTTGGCGGCGGCCGGTAG
- the rfbB gene encoding dTDP-glucose 4,6-dehydratase — protein MSDTMNSLLVTGGCGFVGSNFVRFALERDPHIRITVLDKLTYAANRHNLDGLPPGRVALVVGDICDEELVESLVADHEAVVNFAAESHNDKSIADPEPFIHTNISGTYRLLEACRHHERRFHHVSTDEVYGDLALDDSMRFTEESPVKPSSPYSASKASSDLLACAWFRTFGVRVTISNSSNNYGPYQHIEKFIPRQITNILTGRRAKLYGDGRNVRDWIHVDDHSAAVWQILCRGIPGETYLISAEGERSNCDVLRSILRLMGRDEDDFDWVGDRPGHDRRYALDASKLRRDLGWEPEKRDFEAGLAEVIAWYRSHESWWRDGKDVIEDQYARWGH, from the coding sequence ATGTCGGACACCATGAACTCCCTGCTGGTCACCGGTGGCTGCGGTTTCGTCGGCAGTAACTTTGTGCGATTCGCACTCGAACGCGATCCTCATATTCGCATCACGGTGCTCGACAAGTTGACCTATGCCGCGAACCGGCACAATCTTGATGGTTTGCCGCCCGGCAGAGTCGCCCTCGTCGTTGGGGATATCTGTGACGAGGAGCTGGTTGAATCCCTGGTCGCTGACCACGAGGCCGTCGTGAACTTTGCCGCCGAAAGCCACAATGACAAATCGATTGCTGACCCCGAGCCTTTCATCCACACTAACATTTCAGGCACCTACAGACTGCTGGAGGCATGCCGGCACCATGAGCGGCGCTTTCATCACGTCAGCACCGACGAAGTGTACGGCGACCTGGCTCTCGATGATTCCATGCGATTCACTGAAGAATCACCTGTGAAGCCGTCAAGCCCTTACAGCGCCAGCAAAGCCTCGTCTGACCTGCTGGCATGCGCGTGGTTTCGCACCTTCGGTGTCCGGGTGACGATTTCGAACAGCTCGAACAACTACGGACCATATCAACACATTGAGAAATTCATTCCTCGACAGATCACGAACATTTTGACCGGCCGGCGCGCCAAGCTGTACGGCGATGGACGAAACGTTCGCGACTGGATCCATGTCGACGACCATTCGGCGGCCGTTTGGCAGATCCTGTGTCGCGGCATACCCGGAGAAACATACCTGATTTCCGCCGAAGGGGAGCGTTCCAACTGTGACGTTTTACGCTCGATCTTGCGCCTCATGGGCAGGGACGAGGATGACTTCGACTGGGTCGGGGATCGGCCCGGCCATGATCGCCGATACGCGCTGGATGCGAGCAAACTGCGCCGGGATCTTGGGTGGGAGCCGGAAAAGAGGGATTTTGAAGCGGGGCTGGCTGAGGTGATCGCCTGGTATCGCTCACATGAATCGTGGTGGCGTGACGGCAAGGATGTCATTGAAGATCAGTACGCGCGCTGGGGGCACTGA
- the rplL gene encoding 50S ribosomal protein L7/L12, translating to MAKLSADELIEAFKEMTLIELSDFVKQFEEVFDVEAAAPAAAVVAAPAAAGEEAAAEEKTEFEVVLEAAGDKKVAVIKAVKSLTGLGLKDAKGLVDGAPSAIFENASKEDAEKAKAEIEEAGGTVTLK from the coding sequence ATGGCTAAGCTCTCCGCAGATGAGCTCATCGAAGCTTTCAAGGAAATGACCCTGATCGAGCTGTCCGATTTCGTCAAGCAGTTCGAAGAGGTCTTCGACGTTGAGGCTGCCGCACCGGCCGCCGCCGTTGTTGCAGCACCAGCCGCTGCCGGTGAAGAAGCAGCAGCTGAGGAAAAGACCGAGTTCGAGGTTGTCCTCGAAGCAGCCGGCGACAAGAAGGTTGCCGTTATCAAGGCTGTCAAGTCCCTCACCGGCCTCGGCCTGAAGGACGCCAAGGGCCTGGTTGACGGCGCACCGTCGGCCATCTTCGAGAACGCTTCCAAGGAAGACGCCGAGAAGGCCAAGGCAGAGATCGAAGAGGCTGGCGGCACCGTCACCCTCAAGTGA
- the rplJ gene encoding 50S ribosomal protein L10, with amino-acid sequence MARSDKEAVVAELTEKFRNSDAVLLTEYRGLTVAQLKELRRGLGNDVSYAVVKNTLARLAAREVGFDFLEDDLKGPTAIAFVSGEPVEAAKTLRDFAKDNPALVLKSGAMDGVALDADAVKKLADLESREVLLAKAAGALKAKLSQAAYAFNALPTKAVRTIDALRDKQEQAA; translated from the coding sequence ATGGCGAGGTCTGACAAGGAGGCAGTTGTCGCCGAGCTGACGGAGAAGTTCCGCAACTCGGATGCCGTGCTGCTGACTGAGTATCGCGGTCTGACCGTTGCACAGCTCAAGGAGCTGCGTCGCGGTTTGGGCAATGACGTGAGCTACGCCGTGGTGAAGAACACGCTGGCACGGCTGGCGGCCCGCGAAGTCGGATTCGATTTCCTCGAGGACGACCTGAAGGGCCCGACAGCTATTGCATTCGTCAGCGGTGAGCCGGTTGAGGCCGCCAAGACGCTGCGTGATTTTGCCAAGGATAACCCGGCGCTGGTTTTGAAGTCTGGCGCTATGGATGGTGTCGCACTCGATGCTGACGCCGTCAAGAAGCTTGCTGATCTGGAATCCCGCGAGGTCCTGCTGGCCAAGGCTGCAGGTGCCCTCAAGGCGAAGCTCTCCCAGGCTGCGTACGCATTCAATGCACTGCCCACCAAGGCTGTGCGCACAATCGATGCTCTTCGCGACAAGCAGGAGCAAGCGGCCTGA
- the rplA gene encoding 50S ribosomal protein L1 gives MTKRSKSYRAAAEKIHAGEVYEPLEAMKLAKETTVTKFDATVEVMFRLGVDPRKADQMVRGTVSLPHGTGKTSRVLVFAVGPRAQEAIDAGADEVGGDELIEKVQKGYTDFDVAVATPDMMGKVGRLGRVLGPRGLMPNPKTGTVTMEVGKAVKEIKGGRIEFRVDKHANLAFIIGKASFTAEQLTENYAAALDEVLRLKPSSSKGRYITKATVSTTMGPGIPLDPTKTRDLLGTDD, from the coding sequence ATGACAAAGCGCTCGAAGAGCTACCGGGCCGCCGCGGAGAAGATCCACGCCGGTGAGGTATACGAACCTCTTGAAGCCATGAAACTGGCAAAAGAAACCACTGTCACCAAGTTTGACGCCACCGTTGAGGTGATGTTCCGACTGGGTGTCGATCCCCGTAAAGCAGACCAGATGGTCCGCGGAACCGTTTCCCTGCCGCACGGCACTGGCAAGACCTCACGGGTCTTGGTCTTCGCTGTGGGCCCGCGCGCGCAGGAAGCGATCGACGCCGGAGCTGACGAGGTCGGCGGCGACGAACTGATTGAGAAGGTCCAGAAGGGCTACACCGATTTTGATGTGGCCGTCGCAACCCCTGACATGATGGGCAAGGTTGGCCGTCTGGGTCGCGTCCTCGGTCCTCGTGGCCTCATGCCGAACCCGAAGACCGGAACGGTCACGATGGAAGTTGGCAAGGCTGTCAAGGAGATCAAGGGTGGCCGTATCGAGTTCCGTGTGGACAAGCACGCGAACCTGGCGTTCATCATCGGCAAGGCATCCTTCACTGCTGAGCAGCTGACGGAAAACTACGCCGCTGCCCTCGATGAAGTCCTGCGTCTGAAGCCGTCCTCCTCCAAGGGTCGCTACATCACGAAGGCCACCGTTTCAACGACGATGGGCCCTGGCATCCCGTTGGATCCGACCAAGACGCGCGATCTGCTCGGCACTGACGACTGA
- the rplK gene encoding 50S ribosomal protein L11 produces the protein MAPKKKVTGLIKLQIPAGAATPAPPVGPALSQHGVNIVEFTKAYNAATESQRGNIVPVEITVYEDRTFTFVLKTPPAAQMIKKAAGVDKGSPTPHTTKVANLTKDQVREIAETKMQDLNANDIEAAIKIIAGTARSMGITVSD, from the coding sequence ATGGCACCAAAGAAGAAGGTCACCGGCCTGATCAAGCTGCAGATCCCTGCCGGTGCTGCAACTCCGGCTCCGCCAGTTGGCCCGGCACTGAGCCAGCACGGCGTGAACATCGTGGAGTTCACCAAGGCGTACAACGCTGCAACCGAATCTCAGCGCGGCAATATCGTCCCTGTTGAGATCACCGTCTATGAAGACCGTACGTTCACGTTCGTTCTCAAGACGCCTCCGGCTGCACAGATGATCAAGAAGGCGGCTGGCGTGGACAAGGGCTCACCGACGCCTCACACCACCAAGGTGGCAAACCTGACCAAAGATCAGGTTCGCGAGATCGCTGAGACCAAGATGCAGGACCTCAACGCCAACGACATCGAAGCCGCGATCAAGATCATTGCCGGCACCGCCCGTTCCATGGGCATCACCGTCAGCGACTGA
- the nusG gene encoding transcription termination/antitermination protein NusG has protein sequence MSDHIENAPDADETTAVNDTHVDADSAPQFVSASESVSEGSGAQKADDAETADGVETADSTLAQEETAAVIESVAATEHGGSDADAAVAEAPAHDEVPAKDQPPSEIGDAEASEQPGDADTESAADEIEDPIEVLRGELRLLPGDWYVIHTYSGHERKVKANLEQRITSQNMEDYIYRVEVPDEYVMEFRGSQKKRVRRVRIPGYVLVCMDFTDASYRVVKETPAVTGFVGDQHNPMPLSEDEVVMMLTPNVMEEAAQENKTGPAPVQELKVSYEVGEVVTVVDGPFETMNAVISEIMPETQKLKVLVTIFERETPLELNFDQVQKIDD, from the coding sequence GTGAGCGACCACATTGAAAACGCACCAGATGCGGATGAGACTACCGCTGTAAACGATACGCACGTCGACGCTGATTCTGCCCCTCAGTTCGTCTCTGCATCCGAATCTGTATCGGAGGGCAGCGGCGCGCAGAAAGCTGATGACGCCGAGACAGCTGATGGCGTCGAGACAGCTGACTCCACCCTCGCGCAGGAAGAAACTGCAGCTGTGATTGAGTCAGTTGCTGCCACCGAGCACGGTGGATCCGATGCTGATGCGGCTGTAGCTGAGGCGCCCGCTCATGATGAGGTGCCTGCTAAGGATCAGCCACCCTCGGAGATTGGCGACGCTGAAGCAAGCGAGCAGCCGGGCGATGCGGACACTGAATCCGCGGCTGACGAAATCGAAGACCCCATCGAAGTTCTGCGTGGCGAGCTGCGCCTTCTGCCAGGCGACTGGTACGTCATCCACACGTATTCCGGCCACGAGCGCAAGGTCAAGGCTAACCTTGAACAGCGCATCACCAGCCAGAACATGGAGGACTACATCTACCGCGTTGAGGTTCCCGACGAATATGTCATGGAATTCCGCGGCTCTCAGAAGAAGCGTGTGCGTCGTGTGCGCATCCCCGGATACGTCCTGGTGTGCATGGACTTCACTGACGCGTCATACCGAGTTGTCAAGGAAACGCCAGCCGTGACCGGCTTCGTTGGCGATCAGCACAATCCGATGCCTCTGTCTGAAGATGAGGTTGTCATGATGCTCACCCCGAACGTCATGGAAGAGGCCGCTCAGGAAAACAAGACTGGCCCGGCTCCGGTTCAGGAACTCAAGGTCAGCTACGAGGTGGGCGAAGTTGTCACAGTGGTGGACGGACCGTTCGAAACGATGAACGCCGTAATCTCCGAGATCATGCCCGAGACCCAGAAGCTGAAAGTTCTGGTCACGATTTTCGAGCGCGAAACGCCTCTGGAACTCAACTTCGATCAGGTTCAAAAGATCGACGACTAG
- the secE gene encoding preprotein translocase subunit SecE, which yields MPDVPDKPSAPVRRDRTKSAPTPSREKSTHEEGEKRGLFSRIRLFISQVIAEMKKVTYPTRNETWTYFVVVIVFVTAVMAYTGLLDLIFGKLNALIFG from the coding sequence CTGCCCGACGTGCCGGACAAGCCGAGCGCTCCTGTGCGTCGTGACCGCACGAAGAGTGCACCGACTCCGAGCCGTGAGAAGTCGACGCATGAGGAAGGCGAAAAGCGTGGACTGTTCTCCCGCATTCGCCTGTTCATCAGCCAGGTCATCGCTGAGATGAAGAAGGTGACGTATCCGACTCGCAACGAAACATGGACGTACTTCGTTGTCGTGATCGTCTTCGTCACCGCTGTGATGGCATACACAGGACTTTTAGACCTGATATTCGGTAAGCTAAACGCATTGATATTCGGCTGA
- a CDS encoding pyridoxal phosphate-dependent aminotransferase, protein MSNQTAHRASARLRSITPSATLAVDAKAKALKAQGVPVIGFGAGEPDFPTPNQIVEAAAKACHDPRMHRYSPASGLPELREAIAAKTLRDSGYEVDPSQILVTNGGKQAVFEAFAAVLDPGDEVLLPTPYWTTYPEAIKLAGGTTVPVFAGADQDYKVTVDQLEEARTDKTVALLHCSPSNPTGAVYTPEETRQIGQWALEHGIWVITDEIYEHLLYDGAQTAHVVKLVPELADQTLVLNGVAKTYAMTGWRVGWMVGPQDMVKAATSFQSHLTSNVNNVAQWAAKTALEGGLEDVERMRQAFDRRRRTMIDMLSEIEGLTVPTPKGAFYAYPSVEGLLNTSIRGTTCTTSAELADFILKEAEVAVVPGEAFGPSGFIRLSYALSDDDLAEGVGRIQKLLADRD, encoded by the coding sequence ATGTCGAACCAAACTGCTCACCGCGCCTCAGCGCGTCTTCGTTCCATCACACCATCAGCGACTTTAGCCGTGGATGCCAAGGCGAAAGCTCTCAAGGCTCAGGGCGTCCCCGTCATTGGTTTCGGCGCCGGCGAACCTGACTTTCCGACCCCCAACCAGATCGTCGAAGCAGCCGCCAAAGCCTGCCACGATCCTCGGATGCATCGTTACAGCCCAGCCTCAGGTCTGCCGGAATTGCGCGAGGCAATCGCAGCCAAGACGCTGCGCGACTCGGGCTACGAGGTCGACCCCAGCCAGATTCTGGTCACCAACGGCGGCAAGCAGGCCGTGTTCGAGGCGTTCGCAGCTGTCCTCGATCCCGGTGATGAAGTTCTCCTGCCAACCCCCTACTGGACGACATACCCCGAGGCCATCAAACTTGCCGGAGGCACCACGGTTCCCGTTTTTGCCGGTGCTGACCAGGATTACAAAGTCACCGTTGACCAGCTCGAAGAGGCGCGCACCGATAAGACTGTCGCATTGCTGCACTGTTCCCCCTCGAACCCGACTGGCGCGGTGTACACACCCGAAGAAACTCGCCAAATCGGCCAGTGGGCACTGGAGCACGGTATCTGGGTCATCACTGATGAGATCTACGAGCACCTGCTGTACGACGGCGCCCAGACTGCTCACGTTGTCAAGCTGGTTCCCGAACTGGCTGACCAGACCCTCGTCCTTAACGGCGTCGCAAAGACATACGCGATGACCGGCTGGCGTGTGGGCTGGATGGTTGGCCCACAGGACATGGTCAAGGCGGCCACATCTTTCCAGTCTCACTTAACCTCCAACGTCAACAACGTTGCCCAGTGGGCTGCCAAAACCGCGCTCGAGGGTGGCCTGGAGGACGTGGAGCGTATGCGCCAGGCGTTTGACCGCCGCCGACGCACGATGATCGACATGCTCAGTGAAATCGAAGGATTGACCGTACCCACACCGAAGGGCGCCTTCTACGCGTACCCATCGGTGGAGGGACTCTTGAACACCTCCATTCGCGGCACCACGTGCACCACGTCCGCTGAACTCGCCGACTTCATCTTGAAGGAAGCTGAGGTCGCGGTAGTGCCGGGTGAGGCCTTTGGCCCCAGCGGCTTTATTCGCCTGTCGTACGCGCTTTCCGACGATGATCTGGCAGAAGGCGTTGGCCGTATTCAAAAGCTCCTGGCTGACCGCGACTAA